A region from the Methylovorus glucosotrophus genome encodes:
- a CDS encoding ArnT family glycosyltransferase, whose protein sequence is MFNPSVFRRLTIILLIALGLFILLTFEQYGISNDEEVQHIYGRLLLDFYTSGFTDQDAFHYRNLYLYGGFFDLVAAVLEKFVPIWIWDLRHLLSAAFGLSGIIASYKAARLLGNERSGFIVAVLLAITGAWTGAMFTHTKDVPFATCMVWALYYSMRLSRQLPTPSLGLCIKLGIAVGCALGLRIGGVFSVFYLLLAVLIGGWIAGPGFGEKWRYWLTSAWRLLPAGITAFALMALFWPWGVMAPDHPLQAAEAFSHFAFNMLTVMDGEVMKIGEVPREYLPSYLLVRLPEVFLLGLLAMLVIGLFHLREWRPKSRQFLPWLLVAVAALFPLVFILLDKPALYNGVRHFTFLIPPLAILSGLGLSMSWDALAKTPKLRWLGAGVVTALTLATTVTMVQLHPYEYIYYNRLAGSMPYAESHWEGDYWSSSLREAAEILEDKLPELQAVDKQAGDGLNHAPYKVAVCAESIQGDAYLDHRFQITSDWVSADFFISSTNMNCDKVLQGKIIGTVERMGAILAVVKDRRNLHPMYRFPRPAPH, encoded by the coding sequence TTGTTTAATCCATCGGTTTTCCGTCGCCTGACGATTATTCTTCTGATTGCCCTTGGGCTTTTCATTCTGCTGACCTTTGAACAATACGGCATCAGTAATGATGAAGAGGTCCAGCATATTTATGGGCGCTTGCTGCTAGATTTCTATACCTCCGGGTTTACCGATCAGGATGCGTTCCACTATCGCAATCTCTATTTGTATGGCGGCTTCTTTGATCTGGTAGCTGCCGTGCTGGAAAAATTTGTGCCGATCTGGATCTGGGATCTGCGCCACCTGCTTTCTGCCGCATTCGGCTTGTCCGGCATCATTGCTTCCTACAAGGCAGCCCGCTTGCTGGGCAATGAGCGCAGCGGGTTTATCGTAGCGGTACTTCTTGCCATTACGGGTGCATGGACAGGCGCCATGTTTACCCACACCAAGGATGTTCCGTTTGCCACCTGCATGGTGTGGGCCCTGTATTACTCCATGCGCTTGTCTCGTCAATTGCCTACCCCCAGCCTGGGTTTGTGCATCAAGCTGGGTATTGCCGTCGGTTGTGCGCTGGGGTTACGCATCGGTGGCGTGTTCTCTGTGTTTTATCTGCTGCTGGCTGTGTTGATCGGCGGCTGGATCGCCGGACCTGGCTTTGGCGAAAAATGGCGCTACTGGCTGACCTCCGCCTGGCGCCTGTTACCAGCAGGTATCACGGCCTTTGCGCTCATGGCTTTATTCTGGCCCTGGGGCGTGATGGCGCCCGACCATCCTCTGCAGGCGGCAGAGGCATTTTCCCACTTTGCCTTCAACATGCTGACTGTGATGGATGGTGAGGTCATGAAGATAGGCGAAGTCCCGCGCGAATACTTGCCTTCCTATTTGCTGGTGCGGCTCCCGGAGGTATTTTTATTGGGCTTGCTCGCCATGCTGGTGATCGGTTTGTTCCATCTGCGTGAATGGCGCCCCAAATCCCGGCAATTCCTGCCATGGCTACTGGTCGCGGTGGCAGCCTTGTTCCCGCTGGTGTTCATTTTACTGGACAAACCGGCCCTGTATAACGGGGTGCGACACTTCACCTTCCTGATTCCCCCGCTTGCCATTCTGTCGGGCCTGGGTCTCAGTATGAGCTGGGATGCACTGGCAAAAACACCCAAGCTGAGATGGCTGGGTGCCGGTGTCGTGACTGCCCTTACGCTGGCAACGACCGTCACCATGGTGCAGCTTCACCCGTATGAATATATCTACTACAACCGTTTGGCGGGTTCGATGCCCTATGCAGAAAGCCATTGGGAAGGCGATTACTGGTCAAGCAGCCTGCGTGAAGCCGCAGAGATACTGGAAGACAAGCTCCCTGAACTGCAGGCTGTAGACAAGCAGGCCGGAGATGGCCTAAATCATGCCCCTTACAAAGTGGCGGTATGCGCCGAATCCATACAGGGTGATGCCTATCTGGATCATCGCTTCCAGATCACGAGTGACTGGGTCAGTGCGGACTTTTTTATTTCCAGCACCAATATGAACTGCGATAAAGTGTTGCAAGGCAAGATTATTGGCACGGTGGAACGCATGGGCGCTATTCTGGCGGTGGTCAAGGACAGGCGTAACCTGCATCCCATGTATCGCTTCCCGCGCCCTGCCCCTCATTAA